ATTGCTGGAGGTGACAGTGGCCTCGGAGATagcctggtttaccaccggTCTCTCCGCTGTGCTGGCTGCCGTGCGAAGTCTACCCCAGTATCAGGGAGCCAGAGAACTACATTTCATTGACAACCAACTGCTGGCGATTATGGAGGGGATTTATGAGCAGGCGGAACCCTCAATCAAATACAAGAATGTGCTCTGCCATCGCGATCTGTGGATTGGCAATATCTTCTATCCGAGCGAAGAGGACTCTGGGGCAGCTCTTCTTGTAGACTTTCAGACATGTCGCTACACTCCACCTGCCCAAGATCTTAGCTATTGTTTGTACATGAATCTCACATCAGCGTATCgcagggaaatggaaaagagcTGCCTCGATGTGTACTACAATTATTTGGTGGAAAATCTCTCAGAGTTTGGCCTCAAGGCGGAGCTACTGCTATCCAAATCGGAGCTCCTAGAATCCTTTGAGgagtttcgtttgtttgcgATTGTCTATcgcgctgtggctgccaccatAATCAAGGTGCCCGCCGCCTTCGTGACCAATGAATTCAAGTATGTGGATCGCAGTGGAGTGATCTTGGATTACATGAAAACCAATGAAGAGTTCAGGTCCTACATGGAGGAGTGCTGTGTGGATGTCATGAACATGGCCATCGATAGGGCAATTatgcgagagagtgagagtgtcCGATAAGGAAGAGTTCGATGGGCTGTGCAGCCTGTGACGATAAGAAATGACTGTGTAGAAAATGCCATGATCGAGAGGGGAAGTACTCTAACAAAATGGGAACTAAAGCTAGCTTAGCGCAGTGTAATTCTGTAGCCTATGATACGTTATATACCCCCACTTTATAGAGTATTTTCTTCAATATAAACTCTGAAACAcaatcgaaatgaaatcagTTTGAGTCCAAAACCCGTGCAGTCCATTACCGATCTTTATAATCGCGTAACAATCGCCTGAGCATGAGTAACGATGACTACAAACCGGTGCTCACGCGTCGAAATCGCTTGGAACTGTTTACGCTGGAAGAGTGTCAGGAGATTTTGGTGAATTTATTGGCCGATAAGCACCAGCATGGGGTCCTAAAACACTTTGAAATAGTGCCAGCCACCGAAAGTGTTGGCTTCCTGGGCGAATACTTCCATTTGAAGCTCAAATATCAGCTGGCAgatgagcaggaggagcagaccACACGATTGTTTGTCAAGTCCGTGATCTTTCAAAATGCCAACATGGAATTCTATATGGAGAAAATGGGTCTCATCAAAAAGGAGACCAAACTCtatgagctgctgctcaacgagCTCAAAAAGTTCTGTAAGTTTACGCAGcacttgaaaatataaaaatgatcCATTGGGAGTTTTCTGTAGCTCCTCATGTGTGGTGCACCAAATGCTACTTCACCCGCGATGATCTCTTTGTGATGCAGAATGTCGAGGATATGGGCTATGTGGCCTTGCCATCGGGCACTCGTTTCCtcagcgaggagcagctgggcCCCATCTTAAAGTCGTTGGCCACTCTCCATGCGAGTAGTGTGGCCTATGAGCGAGAGCGGGGACAAACGATCGGCGTTCAGCTGCGAGAGTGGCTCAAAGAAGTGTCCGTCGCTCCAGACGTTGAATGGTATACCGCTGGTCTAAAGGTGAGCATCGACTGATATTGCTTCCCCAACTATACCCTCAATCTTTTCTCTAGGCCGTGCTGGCGGTGACTGCCACTCATCCCGATGTCCGCAACGATGCCCGGGCCCAGGAGTACATCTCCAAGGAACTGCCACGCCGCTTGGATAGCGTCTATTATATGGTTAACCCCTCGCCAGTACACAGAAATGTCTTCGTTCATCGGGATGCCTGGGGTGCCAATGTCTTCTATCACAAGGAGCGACCGCTGGAAAAGCGCTCCATCCTTGTGGACTTTCAGCTGTGTCGCTATGCCCCGCCTGCCATGGACTTCCATTTGGTTAGCTACCTCAATCTAGAGCCTGCCAATCGTAAGCAAATGATTGATCGCTTGATAAATCTGTACTACGACACTCTGGCGGAGGAACTCAAGACAATGGGCGTCGATgccagccaggagcagctgaGCCGTAAGGAGTTTGAGCAATCTCTCAAGGATTTTGCGTTGTTTGGGGCCACCTACAACTGCATGGCAGCCACCATACTCCGACTGCCCGACAACTATCTGAAGAGCCTCAAGGATCAGCGACCGGCGGACTTTCATCGCTTCTGTAATGTCGATCGGACACCAGCTGTGCTCCAGTTGATGAACGAACATCAAGACTTTGCCGCTTacatgtacgagtgtgtgggCGATTTGTTGGCACTGACATATCATAAACAAAGCTGATTAAATGTGAATTTGTCTCACTATCTGGTTGCTGTTCACCTGGTAACACTAGGGTTCGTATCAGTGGGCTGGCTGGCGCTGAACGCTCTCTCTTTGAGAGATTATCTTATCGCTGGAAAGTGTACTTGGTGATGGGTTGTCTTACTTTTAGGGGTATATTCATTTGTCACTCGATTTGGCAGGGAAGGAGAACTGATGCGGGATTGAGTTTAAAGCgatttaaatggcatttttgtgtgcttcaTTTCAGCATCCAATTATTCTTTCTGAAGGTTGAAATAGGTTCCAGGCGAACATAAATTATTCTACCTTCTGTTTAAACAAACCATCTGCAGTCTCCAAGTGTATTATCTAAGCAACCGATTCAGATAAGAAAGAGACACCCAAAAAAGTGATAGATAACACTTCCAATCTCATTCTTTTATTCGTTCCCAAAGACAAATGAAGATTATTTTGTAGCATTCATTCTAATTTTGGCAGCCAAACAGACAACACCTGATCCAAATGGATCTACTCAGTGCCGAAGAATGTCTGCTCATAGCACAGCGCACGCTGAAGGATAAGGACAAATCGCAGAGCTTGCTCTTGGATTCCCAACTGGAGCCGGGCTCCAATGACCTCATGGGTTACATGGGCGAATACTACAAATTGAGATTGATAGTTGAGGACATTAAAGATAAAGACAGACAAGAACTGGATTATTTTATTAAGAGTTTGCCGCGCAAAAATGAACCACAACGTGCAGAGTGCGAGCGCAAAGGAGTTTTCCGCAAGGAATCTGCGATATACACAAAAATTCTAccaaatgtacaaaaatatggtGAGAATAtgacacaaatatttaatgcaaataaaaatacaaagaatGTTTTGCCTGTAGCCACAAAGAAACTGTTTCCCCGGTGCTTCTACAGTCGCAATGATATCTTAGTCCTGGAAGATCTCACGCTGGAATATCGACATCTGAAGGCCACAGAGAGCTATACTTTGGAGCACTATAAACTGGTACTCGAACATTTGGCGGAGGTACATGCCGCCAGCATAGCCTGGGAGGAAGAGGAACAATTCAACATTGGAGAGCGCTACAAGGATGTGCTGATTGAGCTGCACTTGAGCACGGAGAACTCCTGGTTCATGACGGGACTTAAAGTGAGCAGCCTGCAAATCATAATTAAGAGCTAATTTATTGGTGAACTCATCCCTTAGGCAATTGTCTTCCTGGCTGCCAGACATCCCCAATATCAAACGGTGGAACATCAGAGTTTCATCCACAATAAACTCTACAATCTGCTGACCAAATCCGAGGAACTGGTGACTCCCTCTCTGACCATAAGGAATGTGCTGTGCCATCGGGACACCTGGGATAGAAATATCTTCTTTCGATTTGGTTCGGAATCTTCCGTTCTGCCCAGTGCCTGTTGCATTGTGGACTTTCAGCTAACTAAATACTGTTCCCCCACACTCGAtgttctctttttgctctACATTGTGGCCTCGGCTGATGTGCGCCAGGAGATATATGACGAATCCCTAGAGCACTACCACATATCGCTGCAATCCCACTTAATCCGTCTGGGGTTGGATGGGGAACTCATTTCGCGTGAAAATTTCCTAAAGGAATGCCAACGCACACGTCTGGCTGCTCTGATCATCTGGGCACTCACCGAGCCCCAGACCAAGATGTCGTCCAGCATTTCGAATCGCCTACGATCCGAGGAGCCCGAGAAGTTTGACTATTATCTGAACACAGATCGCAGTGAGTTGCTGTTGAGGGTGATGAAGCTTCAGCCTGGCTACGAGCAGACTATAATGTCACCAGTGAAGGAACTGGTGGATTATCTCATGGAGAATGAACATTTGTATGCATAGAACATTTGATCTTATCGTGCACTGAACTTGAGATAATAAAGTGTCTGTCTGCTTGAGATTTATCGTGCTTCTAGTGCTCTAAACTTTGGATAAACTTGAGATAAGCTAACGATAAACATTGGATGCATAATAAAGCATGTAAGCCATTGGGAAACTTAGGAATGATTAATGTCTTTCACTGACTTGTTTTATctggaaaatttgcattttattgggAACCTATTTGTAAAGAGAGTTGCCTAACTAGAGACACATACATAagacatacataaatacatacataaatgtacataaatagatTTTGACATTGAATTGAACTAGCTAGAAAAGTCAGGCATTATGGCTTGAAGCTTGAAGATCATCTCGGAGATCCTCAAAGCATTTTATATTGTAGATATCTTAAGCAGGCGGCGTCTGGGCAAGCTAATCAGTCCAACAATCCTCGCCAGCGTCGCCATCCTCCTCATCGAAGTCGCGCACATTGAAGTCCTCGTGGAACAAGTCCTCGCCCTCCTCCGAGGACTCCGACTGTCATCTGTGGCCATTGATGCGTTGCGGCAAACTGACCACGCCCACAGCCTTGGGCGGCCTGGGTATCCGAATGCTGGTGGATGGTCCCGCACCACTCAAACCCGAACCAGATGCTGATAAAGACTTTTTTGTACCCGATGCCATTGTCTTGCCCGAAACACTGGGAATCAGCTGGGCATTCATCATGGACGAGTGCTCGAAGCAATTGCAGCAGAACTTATCACATCGCACCACCATTACGAgtccagccagcagccagatgaTCAGGCCCGGCCACGAGTGCACTGCACAGCCGCTGAACAGGACaacgcacagcagcagcgacatgcCACACAGCACGGGACTCACATTGATCACACTGCCCGTGTACTTGGGTATAAAGCCCATCATTATGGTCACAATAAACACACCAATGGCTCCGGTAAAGGTAGCCGGTGCCCAGTGCATCGTGaggccagccacacacagagcaatGCCCAAGGCAATGACCACCAGAGCAAAGATCGTCACACGCCACGAGCTGACCGTGGGCACACGAACGCTGCGCTCCAAGGGTCCCGCTGTGGTTACCTACGAGAAGGGCAGACAACAGAAACTATTAGCCAGAGCAAATAGAAGGGTTTGTGCATGATTTTACTTTAATCTTTTCCCGATATTCATCCACGATGGCATCAATGTCCGTTGAGGTATCCGAATCGCTTTTGTCGAACTTGTCGGGGTACTCAAAGTCTGATGCCTGGGATAAAGGAAATAAGAACTTTTAATATATAAACTTTAGTTAATAATAGTTAATAGAGCTCTAACTAATCCTGACCAAACTCCTTTCGGATAAATTGCAAAGACTACTCACCGGTGGCTCACCATCCGACAGAATGGTGGACTCCACATCCCTGCCCTCACGCTGCGGACACGGCGATGTTGGTTCCCctagcagcagccactcctTCTCCACCTCCTGCTTGTTCCTTGGCTTAGTCTTCGGCTTCTTTAGGCCCGTGTGCTTGGCCAGACTGATGTTCCAGAGGCTCCTTTTGAGGCGACTCGAGCTGGAGGTGGCGGcactgctgcaactgctgctctTGGCAATGGGCGCCGTGGAGAGGCGACTGTAGGACAGTGAGGACTCGCAGCTGGGTTGCATGAACTTCGGTCGATAGGGGGTATACAGCAGATAGAAGGCACGCAGGAAGCCAGCGCCAATGTGACTGGCGGCCAGAGTGTAGCTGAGATGCTGCAGGGGACAGGCAAAGGCGAGCATGGCGCACAGGCTGCCGGCAATAAAAACAGCCAGCACGGGATTGCCGCTCTCCGAGCTCTCGTAGCTGATTTGCTTGGAGAGTATGCGCCACTCCGATGTGGCCAGACGCACCACAATGCCATAGAGCTCTGGGAAGATCTCCAGAAAGGCAGCCGAGCtggtgagcagcagcatgcaggCGGAGGCAGGCACCAGCTTATGGAAGCCACTCTCATCGAGCACATTAAACAGAGGCACAGCCACGTACTCCTCATGGGTTCTacacgaagagagagagagggttaGTTAGGGAATCAAATAAAGGTGGAATCCACTCACTTGTAGTGCACCACTGTGGAAAGACACACGGCTGTCAGGAGCAGGGATGCACAGACCAGAGCTGTGATCAAGCTGGCTGTATACCGTCCACTTCGATGCTGTTGCGGCCAATCGCTGGGAAAGCTATAGGTGAGCAGCGCAGTGGCCAGAAAGACCTAGAAAGAGGGGAGAATAAAACGTTAGCTTAAccatttgttggccaaagaTTGCCATAAGCCAATAATGAGTACTCGCTGCACCCCCAAGGGTCCTCAACAATTGTTCCTACACCTTTCTCAAAGCCTTTTTTTCTAACTGTCTGACTGGACTTTTTGCGCgataaaaacaagaacaaatatGGAGAAAAGAGAAACCCGAACGCGGCACTACGTGTCATAATCAAAAGCCCGTATCCTGTGGCTTCAGCTGCGGTCACGCAATTGCCAGCAGTCACGACACCAAAAATcgataaaacaaaaggaaacaacacACAGTGCACTGACCCAGtaacacagccagagacagagacatagCCAGAGGGGGGTGTATGGCACTTACGCTGCTAATGCCATCAGGCTGGAAGTAGTTATCCGTCGACCAGGCCAACAAATCGCCACGCCACCAGCCAACGGCGCTGAGGATTGCATTCAAGCCAAACATCCCGAGTGTCATGATGAGGCTGAAGGCTTTCGAGTGCTGCAAAATGATATGGTAATTCAGTGAGTGCATGATATAGGGATAGACTGTAGAGCACTTACCTCCAGACCCAGCATGAACATTCCAGTGACTAGAAAGACGACAGAGACACCCAAGACATCCGGCCAGGGCTCGTTCGTGGGTGCATTGCGGCCCAAAATGAGTATCCTGGCCAAGCCTCCAGTCATGGCATCCAGACACGCACTCAGTGTCCTTGCCAGCGCCGCACAGGCACACATGGCAGCCAGAGCATCCAGCCATATGGCTAGGAAAAGGCAGCCATAGTCAAATTTGTTGGTGGCCCTAACATAAGGCATTTGTAGGCTTCGCAGACTCGTCTTACAGCGCGCTTTGagtaaagaaaaatgtaatagATATTAATCTGTATATCAACAATGGGTTTCATCTCTCACCTGACATACTCCCATAGAGTGTCGCCAGCAGAACACCAAAGAGCATGCTCGGTGCCGAGGCCTCATTGTAGACAATCAAATAGGAGATGACGGAGGTGCCCAGGGCCAGGCGggcaccactgccactgcagagCACATCCAGCAGGCTGCCAGGATAAAGGGAAAGACCATTAAGtcagcaaattaaatgcaattgctGAAAGTCTGCCCACACTGAATGCGAAATTCGTGTAAACTAGAAGCAGATTTGCTTGTGCTCAAAGAggatttacatattttgtggTGTAAATTAATGTTTGTGGTTTACCAAATATCTGTGGAGCTTTAGATGTGAGAGAATTTATAATGCTCTTTGTAATCTTTGTTTTACTTGGCTTGGACTAAGAACTAAAACATATCTCAACCAGCTGTCATGTCCCTTACTTGTCCCTTGCGGCCTTTACTGAGTCTCACAACTTCCGCGCTCGTTTGTTCATTATAATAATTCCCAGAAAGTTTattcttaattgaatttgaatacaGGTAACATCCAGCAATACGATTTGTGTATTTCGTCATAGCAATCGAATCTATACATGGCTAGGGGTTCCCCCATAAGTTTACCATATAAAAACTTGTTCAAGTCACTTTTTTTCAGCATTTGTTGGTCACGTATTCAACTGCGTGAAATCCCACATATGC
The sequence above is a segment of the Drosophila subobscura isolate 14011-0131.10 chromosome U, UCBerk_Dsub_1.0, whole genome shotgun sequence genome. Coding sequences within it:
- the LOC117900083 gene encoding uncharacterized protein LOC117900083 — its product is MLLSRHECVKILENLTNGKSKLLDYQVVRDDTAIGYLGDYYALTISCCNAEREDIVHKKQFFIKTLPHQSAEVAKEAIFRKEAWFYETMLPKMQNYSKLKWSPLCYYTRPDLLVLEDIKLSGYRAVEASQLNENHLLQLMRSVAAFHAASLIYEHQTEVNIGEAYGDKLLEVTVASEIAWFTTGLSAVLAAVRSLPQYQGARELHFIDNQLLAIMEGIYEQAEPSIKYKNVLCHRDLWIGNIFYPSEEDSGAALLVDFQTCRYTPPAQDLSYCLYMNLTSAYRREMEKSCLDVYYNYLVENLSEFGLKAELLLSKSELLESFEEFRLFAIVYRAVAATIIKVPAAFVTNEFKYVDRSGVILDYMKTNEEFRSYMEECCVDVMNMAIDRAIMRESESVR
- the LOC117900081 gene encoding uncharacterized protein LOC117900081 produces the protein MSNDDYKPVLTRRNRLELFTLEECQEILVNLLADKHQHGVLKHFEIVPATESVGFLGEYFHLKLKYQLADEQEEQTTRLFVKSVIFQNANMEFYMEKMGLIKKETKLYELLLNELKKFSPHVWCTKCYFTRDDLFVMQNVEDMGYVALPSGTRFLSEEQLGPILKSLATLHASSVAYERERGQTIGVQLREWLKEVSVAPDVEWYTAGLKAVLAVTATHPDVRNDARAQEYISKELPRRLDSVYYMVNPSPVHRNVFVHRDAWGANVFYHKERPLEKRSILVDFQLCRYAPPAMDFHLVSYLNLEPANRKQMIDRLINLYYDTLAEELKTMGVDASQEQLSRKEFEQSLKDFALFGATYNCMAATILRLPDNYLKSLKDQRPADFHRFCNVDRTPAVLQLMNEHQDFAAYMYECVGDLLALTYHKQS
- the LOC117900082 gene encoding uncharacterized protein LOC117900082, with protein sequence MDLLSAEECLLIAQRTLKDKDKSQSLLLDSQLEPGSNDLMGYMGEYYKLRLIVEDIKDKDRQELDYFIKSLPRKNEPQRAECERKGVFRKESAIYTKILPNVQKYATKKLFPRCFYSRNDILVLEDLTLEYRHLKATESYTLEHYKLVLEHLAEVHAASIAWEEEEQFNIGERYKDVLIELHLSTENSWFMTGLKAIVFLAARHPQYQTVEHQSFIHNKLYNLLTKSEELVTPSLTIRNVLCHRDTWDRNIFFRFGSESSVLPSACCIVDFQLTKYCSPTLDVLFLLYIVASADVRQEIYDESLEHYHISLQSHLIRLGLDGELISRENFLKECQRTRLAALIIWALTEPQTKMSSSISNRLRSEEPEKFDYYLNTDRSELLLRVMKLQPGYEQTIMSPVKELVDYLMENEHLYA
- the LOC117900078 gene encoding uncharacterized protein LOC117900078, giving the protein MSSGSLLDVLCSGSGARLALGTSVISYLIVYNEASAPSMLFGVLLATLYGSMSARCKTSLRSLQMPYVRATNKFDYGCLFLAIWLDALAAMCACAALARTLSACLDAMTGGLARILILGRNAPTNEPWPDVLGVSVVFLVTGMFMLGLEHSKAFSLIMTLGMFGLNAILSAVGWWRGDLLAWSTDNYFQPDGISSVFLATALLTYSFPSDWPQQHRSGRYTASLITALVCASLLLTAVCLSTVVHYKTHEEYVAVPLFNVLDESGFHKLVPASACMLLLTSSAAFLEIFPELYGIVVRLATSEWRILSKQISYESSESGNPVLAVFIAGSLCAMLAFACPLQHLSYTLAASHIGAGFLRAFYLLYTPYRPKFMQPSCESSLSYSRLSTAPIAKSSSCSSAATSSSSRLKRSLWNISLAKHTGLKKPKTKPRNKQEVEKEWLLLGEPTSPCPQREGRDVESTILSDGEPPASDFEYPDKFDKSDSDTSTDIDAIVDEYREKIKVTTAGPLERSVRVPTVSSWRVTIFALVVIALGIALCVAGLTMHWAPATFTGAIGVFIVTIMMGFIPKYTGSVINVSPVLCGMSLLLCVVLFSGCAVHSWPGLIIWLLAGLVMVVRCDKFCCNCFEHSSMMNAQLIPSVSGKTMASGTKKSLSASGSGLSGAGPSTSIRIPRPPKAVGVVSLPQRINGHR